The following proteins come from a genomic window of Neptunomonas concharum:
- a CDS encoding monooxygenase produces the protein MKLLQVDFAYPNLMGSTLSEGMIELANSINDEAGLIWKIWTEQIKDKRGGGIYLFDSEANAERYLQMHSKRLQTMGASDIRGIIFDVNLPLTRINQGPVPQEG, from the coding sequence ATGAAACTCTTACAAGTAGACTTTGCCTATCCTAATCTCATGGGAAGCACACTTTCTGAAGGGATGATCGAATTGGCTAATAGCATCAATGATGAAGCCGGACTGATCTGGAAAATTTGGACAGAGCAGATTAAAGATAAGCGCGGAGGCGGCATCTATTTATTTGATAGCGAGGCCAATGCCGAGCGCTATCTACAAATGCATAGCAAACGCCTACAAACAATGGGCGCATCCGATATTCGAGGGATCATTTTTGATGTTAACCTACCACTCACACGGATTAACCAAGGCCCTGTGCCTCAGGAAGGATAA
- a CDS encoding GNAT family N-acetyltransferase: MIRISQTELPTQAQVVALYRANDWSSAQKPDLLMQALENSHSLVTAWSGDRLVGLGNAISDGYLVVYYPHMLVDPEFHGLGVGRLIMNTMLARYQGFHQQMLTADGGAIEFYKKMGFERAGKTEPMWVYAGNDH, encoded by the coding sequence ATGATCAGAATCAGCCAGACTGAATTACCCACTCAAGCACAGGTTGTTGCATTGTATCGTGCTAATGATTGGTCATCTGCTCAAAAACCTGATTTGTTGATGCAGGCGCTAGAAAATTCTCATAGCCTTGTGACGGCGTGGTCAGGTGATAGGTTGGTGGGGTTAGGGAATGCCATCTCGGATGGTTATTTAGTGGTGTATTATCCCCATATGCTCGTTGACCCTGAGTTTCATGGCTTAGGCGTGGGTCGGTTAATCATGAATACGATGCTGGCGCGTTATCAAGGTTTTCACCAGCAGATGCTGACCGCTGATGGCGGTGCTATCGAGTTTTACAAAAAAATGGGATTTGAGAGGGCGGGTAAGACAGAACCTATGTGGGTCTATGCTGGAAATGATCACTAA
- the rlmB gene encoding 23S rRNA (guanosine(2251)-2'-O)-methyltransferase RlmB: protein MQPELIFGFHAVKTTLKYDASRVQSIVALKGREDERLVSLLADSTHIPVKKASRQELDTMAAGGVHQGIIAICTPMKAKDERFLDHILEQLDEPAFLLVLDGVTDPHNLGACLRTADAAGVHAVIAPKDKSAPLNATVSKVACGAAEVVPYVQVTNLSRTLQDLQQRGIWITGTAGEAEQMVYQSSLTGPLAIVMGAEGKGMRRLTRECCDFLIKIPMAGEVSSLNVSVATGICLFEAVRQRSIK from the coding sequence ATGCAGCCTGAACTGATTTTTGGATTCCATGCAGTAAAAACAACACTGAAATATGACGCCTCCCGCGTCCAGAGTATTGTGGCACTCAAGGGCCGGGAAGATGAACGCCTCGTCTCGTTATTAGCAGATTCAACCCATATACCGGTTAAAAAGGCCAGCCGTCAGGAGTTAGACACAATGGCAGCTGGTGGAGTGCATCAAGGTATTATCGCAATCTGCACCCCCATGAAAGCCAAGGATGAACGCTTTCTTGATCACATACTAGAGCAGCTCGATGAACCCGCTTTTCTATTAGTGTTAGATGGCGTAACGGACCCGCATAATCTAGGTGCCTGCCTACGAACAGCGGATGCTGCGGGCGTTCATGCCGTTATCGCCCCAAAAGATAAATCAGCCCCCCTAAATGCAACCGTCTCCAAAGTAGCCTGTGGCGCTGCTGAAGTGGTGCCTTATGTGCAAGTCACAAACCTATCCCGAACCTTACAAGACCTCCAGCAACGAGGGATCTGGATTACAGGCACCGCAGGTGAGGCCGAACAAATGGTCTATCAATCAAGCCTGACGGGCCCCCTAGCTATTGTCATGGGAGCAGAAGGCAAAGGCATGCGTCGCCTGACCCGTGAATGCTGTGATTTTCTGATCAAAATCCCCATGGCCGGAGAAGTCAGTAGTCTCAACGTATCGGTCGCTACCGGTATTTGTTTGTTCGAAGCCGTACGGCAGCGTTCTATAAAATAG
- the adk gene encoding adenylate kinase, whose product MRIILLGAPGAGKGTQAQYITEKYGIPQISTGDMLRAAVKAGTPLGVKAKAVMDAGELVSDDIIIGLVKERITESDCANGFLFDGFPRTIPQADALKEAGVSIDAVVEIDVADEEIIKRMSGRRVHPGSGRTYHVVFNPPKVEGKDDVTGEDLVQRADDAEDIVRGRLNVYHEQTAPLIAYYKGWNESDPATGPKYVYVPGVGSVDDIRDKVFQGLN is encoded by the coding sequence ATGCGAATCATTCTTCTTGGCGCACCAGGCGCTGGTAAAGGCACTCAAGCGCAATACATCACCGAGAAGTACGGTATTCCACAGATCTCTACCGGTGATATGCTACGTGCCGCTGTAAAAGCGGGAACGCCGCTGGGTGTTAAAGCCAAAGCGGTAATGGATGCCGGAGAGCTGGTATCTGATGATATTATTATCGGTTTGGTAAAAGAGCGTATTACCGAATCTGATTGCGCTAATGGTTTTTTGTTTGATGGCTTCCCACGTACTATCCCACAAGCGGATGCGTTAAAAGAAGCGGGCGTATCTATTGATGCGGTTGTCGAGATCGACGTTGCTGATGAAGAGATCATCAAGCGTATGAGCGGACGTCGTGTACACCCAGGATCTGGTCGTACGTATCACGTTGTATTTAACCCACCTAAGGTTGAAGGCAAAGACGATGTGACTGGTGAAGACCTTGTTCAGCGTGCGGATGATGCAGAAGATATCGTACGTGGCCGTTTGAATGTATACCATGAGCAAACCGCACCACTGATCGCTTATTACAAAGGTTGGAACGAGTCCGACCCAGCTACGGGGCCTAAATACGTCTATGTGCCGGGTGTGGGTTCTGTGGATGATATTCGCGACAAAGTTTTCCAGGGTTTAAACTAA
- the ppc gene encoding phosphoenolpyruvate carboxylase: protein MSDLHEALRDDVRALGGSLGQTIENHLGSGFLERVERVRKLAKAGRHGTEEDRESLLEELRSLSEDEMLPVARAFTQFLNLANIAEEHHRVRRHQEICDLESTDSFVQLLKHLKKSGISQERILDTLTQMQVDLVLTAHPTEVNRRTLIQKYDAITDSLRAQDRGENQQHRLNELISQIWHTNEIRQTRPTPIDEAKWGFAVIENSLWEAVPAFLKRLDLQTKAIIGKGLPLEASPVRFSSWMGGDRDGNPNVTSTITEEVLLLSRWMAADLYLRDIDALRAELSMEQCSNELRAKVGDEAAEPYRAILGDIRDQLACTKRWIEQKLHHQTVDITCPLLTSEQLLEPLMLCHRSLIECGMEIIAEGALEDIIRRIACFGVTLVRLDIRQSSDRHAQVFEELSQFYGLGSYTAWTEEGRQAFLLKELQSKRPLIPRDWQPSADVQEVLDTCRVVALADPDSLGSYVISMASSPSDVLSVILLLREMGITHDIRVVPLFETLNDLESARSCIDALLSVPWYKQYTHGHQEVMIGYSDSSKDAGQLAAAWGQYKAQEALTALCKAHDVHLTLFHGRGGTVGRGGGPSHTAIMAQPPGSVDRSLRVTEQGEMIRFKFGIPELAVRNLELYAGAVLMATLAPTPAPEDAWREQMEKLAATGLQAYRSVVREDPQFVPYFRAVTPEQELSKLPLGSRPAKRKADGGVESLRAIPWIFAWTQIRLMLPAWLGSDTALSCAIKGEELPALREMYRKWPFFRSYVDMLEMVLAKSDSRLTEYYESRLVSEELKVLGSSLRSRLETAVEMVLTIKERDLLLADNPVIRQSIDVRNPYIDPLHFLQAELLYRDRNNPDKRLEKALMVTMAGISAGMRNTG, encoded by the coding sequence ATGAGTGACCTGCATGAAGCTTTGCGGGATGATGTTCGTGCACTAGGGGGAAGTCTTGGCCAGACGATAGAAAATCACCTAGGCAGCGGCTTTCTTGAACGTGTAGAGCGGGTTCGCAAGCTCGCTAAAGCGGGCCGACATGGCACCGAGGAGGATCGAGAAAGCCTTCTGGAAGAGCTACGCAGCCTGAGTGAAGATGAAATGCTGCCTGTGGCACGTGCATTTACGCAATTTCTCAATTTGGCCAACATCGCTGAAGAGCACCACCGGGTGCGGCGCCACCAAGAGATTTGTGATCTGGAGTCCACCGACTCGTTTGTTCAGCTACTCAAACACTTGAAAAAAAGTGGTATTTCCCAAGAGCGTATTTTGGATACGCTTACCCAGATGCAGGTTGATCTTGTGCTGACTGCACATCCTACCGAAGTCAATCGACGCACGTTGATTCAAAAATATGATGCTATTACCGATTCTCTTCGAGCACAGGATCGTGGTGAAAATCAGCAACATCGCTTAAACGAACTTATTAGCCAGATCTGGCATACCAACGAAATACGACAAACACGCCCCACGCCTATTGATGAAGCTAAATGGGGTTTTGCGGTTATCGAGAACTCTTTGTGGGAGGCGGTACCTGCTTTTCTAAAACGTTTGGACCTTCAGACCAAAGCCATCATCGGTAAAGGCTTACCATTGGAGGCTTCTCCGGTTCGCTTTTCATCATGGATGGGCGGTGACCGCGATGGCAACCCCAATGTAACCTCAACCATTACTGAAGAAGTCTTACTGCTCTCTCGTTGGATGGCGGCGGATCTTTACCTAAGAGATATCGATGCGCTTCGGGCTGAGTTGTCCATGGAGCAATGTAGCAACGAGCTACGAGCGAAAGTAGGGGATGAGGCAGCCGAGCCGTATCGTGCCATTTTAGGCGATATCAGAGACCAGCTTGCGTGCACCAAGCGTTGGATTGAACAAAAACTGCATCATCAAACAGTGGATATTACCTGTCCACTGCTGACGTCAGAACAGTTACTCGAACCCTTAATGCTGTGCCATCGTTCACTGATTGAATGCGGCATGGAGATTATTGCCGAAGGGGCGTTAGAAGATATTATTCGCCGCATAGCCTGCTTTGGCGTAACTTTGGTGCGCCTTGATATTCGCCAAAGCTCGGATCGACATGCGCAGGTATTTGAAGAGTTATCCCAATTTTATGGCCTTGGCTCCTATACAGCATGGACTGAAGAGGGGCGTCAGGCTTTTTTACTCAAAGAGCTACAAAGTAAACGCCCATTAATCCCTCGGGATTGGCAGCCCTCAGCAGACGTTCAAGAGGTATTAGACACCTGTAGGGTAGTGGCTCTGGCCGATCCGGACTCACTTGGCTCTTATGTTATCTCCATGGCTAGTTCGCCATCGGATGTGCTATCCGTCATCCTGCTATTACGTGAGATGGGTATCACCCATGACATACGTGTTGTCCCCCTGTTTGAAACATTAAATGACCTAGAAAGTGCGCGTAGCTGTATCGATGCACTCTTATCTGTCCCTTGGTATAAACAGTACACCCATGGGCATCAGGAGGTGATGATTGGCTACTCTGACTCCTCAAAAGATGCAGGTCAGTTAGCGGCCGCGTGGGGGCAGTATAAAGCTCAGGAAGCGCTAACCGCGCTGTGTAAAGCTCATGATGTTCACTTAACCCTCTTTCATGGCCGTGGAGGCACCGTAGGGCGAGGGGGTGGCCCTAGCCATACGGCGATTATGGCGCAACCACCGGGATCGGTAGATCGCAGCCTACGTGTCACCGAGCAAGGGGAGATGATCCGCTTTAAATTTGGTATTCCTGAATTAGCGGTGCGTAATCTTGAGTTATATGCAGGTGCGGTTTTGATGGCGACCTTAGCGCCCACGCCAGCCCCAGAGGATGCTTGGCGGGAGCAGATGGAAAAATTAGCCGCGACGGGCCTGCAGGCATACCGTTCAGTTGTGAGAGAAGATCCGCAGTTTGTTCCCTATTTTCGTGCGGTAACACCAGAGCAGGAGCTTAGCAAGCTGCCATTGGGCTCCCGTCCTGCAAAGCGAAAAGCAGACGGAGGGGTAGAGAGCCTGCGTGCTATTCCTTGGATCTTTGCCTGGACCCAGATCCGTTTGATGCTACCGGCATGGTTAGGATCTGATACGGCGCTGTCATGTGCCATCAAAGGAGAAGAGTTGCCTGCGTTACGAGAAATGTACCGCAAGTGGCCTTTTTTCCGCTCCTATGTGGATATGCTGGAGATGGTATTGGCCAAAAGTGATAGCCGTTTGACAGAGTACTATGAGTCACGACTGGTTTCGGAAGAGCTTAAGGTGTTGGGTTCCAGCCTGAGAAGCCGGCTAGAAACGGCCGTAGAGATGGTGTTGACGATCAAGGAACGGGATCTGCTATTGGCCGATAACCCGGTGATTCGTCAGTCTATCGATGTGCGCAACCCCTACATTGACCCGTTGCACTTCTTGCAAGCTGAATTACTGTATCGAGATCGAAACAATCCTGACAAGCGCCTTGAAAAAGCGCTGATGGTGACAATGGCAGGTATATCTGCAGGAATGAGAAACACAGGATAA